In Drosophila bipectinata strain 14024-0381.07 chromosome 2R, DbipHiC1v2, whole genome shotgun sequence, one genomic interval encodes:
- the LOC108122397 gene encoding uncharacterized protein has product MISSLILILMRPVGTGQVLKVNSLVEFKNVICDSVDKDFCRFEYCYLKSVNRTYKYVSGKVNLFQLPITNATVNIGFYKRMNGYKPFLYNDTVDGCKFIKNQKGSPITKYYFDIFKNFSNINHSCPYNHDLIIEKLTTTAVNHQVTKVLPFPEGDYMLQMNWSANGVLRAITKFFFSLT; this is encoded by the exons ATGATTTCGAGTCTCATTCTGATTCTGATGAGGCCTGTGGGAACTGGCCAGGTGTTGAAG GTAAACTCTCTAGTAGAGTTCAAAAACGTAATCTGTGACTCTGTGGACAAAGACTTCTGCCGCTTTGAATATTGTTATTTAAAATCGGTAAACAGGACATACAAGTATGTGTCAGGAAAAGTCAATCTATTCCAACTACCAATCACCAATGCCACG GTTAATATTGGGTTTTACAAGCGAATGAATGGATATAAGCCATTTCTCTATAATGATACCGTTGACGGCtgcaaatttattaaaaatcaaaagggTAGTCCGATAACAAAATAttactttgatatttttaagaatttctcCAACATAAATCATTCGTGTCCCTATAAC CATGACCTCATTATTGAAAAACTAACAACAACTGCGGTAAACCATCAGGTCACAAAGGTATTGCCTTTTCCGGAAGGGGACTATATGCTGCAAATGAATTGGAGTGCTAATGGTGTCCTTCGAGCaataactaaattttttttctcattgaCTTGA
- the LOC138926090 gene encoding uncharacterized protein, with amino-acid sequence MSTCLRFLRILLCIYCIANEVMPAYVKLKNVVCTSLDKDFTDFEYCFINSVNKTNRSLSLKVKLFQLPITNFTLNTGFYKKINGFKPFLYNVTIDGCKFLKNPTSSPQTKFFYDFYKDVSNINHSCPYNHDLVVENMSEYRINHRLVKIVPFPEGDYMLQLLYMAYGINRAIVKIYISLVL; translated from the exons ATGAGTACTTGTCTACGGTTTCTTCGAAttttattatgtatttattgcATTGCCAATGAG gtAATGCCTGCCTATGTCAAGCTTAAAAATGTTGTGTGTACTTCGTTGGATAAGGACTTTACCGACTTTGAATATTGCTTTATAAATTCGGTAAACAAAACCAATAGATCTTTGTCTCTTAAGGTCAAACTCTTCCAACTACCAATCACCAATTTCACG TTAAATACGggattttacaaaaaaattaatggatTCAAGCCCTTTCTTTATAATGTCACCATAGATGGCTGCAAGTTCTTAAAAAATCCAACTAGCAGTCCGCAGACGAAATTCTTTTATGATTTCTACAAAGATGTCTCGAACATAAATCACTCGTGTCCTTACAAT CACGATCTAGTTGTGGAAAATATGTCGGAATATAGAATTAATCATCGTCTGGTGAAGATAGTGCCCTTCCCTGAAGGAGACTATATGCTGCAGCTCCTGTATATGGCCTATGGGATCAATCGCGCTATCGTCAAAATATACATATCCTTGGTTTTATAA